In Deltaproteobacteria bacterium CG11_big_fil_rev_8_21_14_0_20_49_13, the genomic window CAAAAATCGCTTTTATCATCCTCTTTTTAGTCCTTATCGTGGCATTCGCCAGGATACTTAAACCGTTTTTCATCCCGGCATTCTTGGGGCTCCTTATCGTCATTATCTTTAACCCTATTTACGGCCTCTTTTTAAGACTGGTCGGGGGAAAGAGGTATCTCGCCTCGTTCTTTACAACTATACTGGTCTCTTTGTGCATTATTACGCCGTTCGCTATCATAGTAGGGATAATAATGGCCAATATGAACAGCGTTATACATTATATTTCGATCCAGCTACAAAGCGGAGAGTTCTCCGGTGTCGTTGATCAGGCTAATCTTTGGGTTGCGGCAAAGGCCTCCGAATATTCCGATTGGCTTCCGTCGGATTTCAACCTCCGCGCCGAGCTCTTGGTAGTTCTTGCGTCGCTCAGCAAGGTCTTCTATCAATATTCACCGAGAGTAGTCGCGGCAACGGCAAGCATGATAAGCGGCGTTTTTTTGATGGTTATCTTCATGTTTGCCCTTTTTGCCCAGGGGCCGAACATCTACCGCACGATTATCTCGCTCACGCCGCTCAAGGACGAACATAAAGACATACTATCCGAAGAGATAAGACGGGTGATTTCAGGGACTTTTCTTGGAATGGTGGCGACAGCTATTGCTCAGGGCATCCTGATAGGTATCGGTTTTGCGATAGCGGGGATATCGAACCCCGTTGTCTGGGGACTTGTTGCCATAGGTGTAACCATGATACCCGTGGTTGGCGGACCCTTGATGTATGTCCCCGCCGCGATAGGTCTTATTATAACCGGGGACGTTGGGTGGGGGATCTTTATTCTAGTTTATGGGATCGGGCTGGTTTCCATGGCCGATAATTTTATCAAGCCGCTTGTGATGCGTGGCGCCGTGCATGTGAACCCGTTACTTCTCGCACTTTGTCTTGTCGGAGGCGGTCTGTGGCTCGGGCCTGTCGGCATTATTATCGGGCCTCTTGTTGGCGTGCTTCTCCTTTCCATGATCGACATCTACCAGCGCGAATTCACATGAAGAAGAGGCAGAGAAGTCAGATATCCGATTTCTGATCGATGGTGTCGCTTTTGGGTCGCTCCAAAAAACTGCTAAGCTTGTTCTTCTTGGGGTGATAAAGGGTTGAGGCGATGGGTTGTTTCGCGCGAACTCTCTTCGATGTTACCGCTCCACAGATATTTTCTGGTCTCTGAAACGAGCACCCCGTTTAGCACGATAAGAGATAAAAGGTTAGGTACCGCCATGAGGCCGTTGGCTATATCTGCGAAGGCCCATACCGCAGGAAGTGTAGAGACGGAGCCTACCATCACCGCCATTACCCACATGACTCTGTAAGGTTTTATTGCGCCGGTCCCGAAAAGATACTCTGCCGCCTTTTCGCCGTAATAGGACCATCCAAGGATGGTCGAAAATACAAAAGTGAGAAGTCCTATGGTCAATACGATCGGACCTATATAGGGTATCCCCGAAAAAGCCTCCTTGGTGAGCTTTGCGCCGTTTAGCCCCTGTTGCCAAAAACCCGAATTGATGATAACAATACCCGTTATCGCGCAGACCACCACTGTATCCCAGAAAGTTCCGGTAGATGACACAAGAGCCTGCCTTATCGGATTCTTGGTCTGTGCGGCGGCGGCCACGATAGGCGCGCTCCCGAGGCCTGATTCGTTCGAAAAGAGGCCGCGCGCAACGCCGTATCTCATGGCCTCTCTGATCCCTGCGCCCACAAAGCCTCCCATGGCAGCGTGTCCGGTAAATGCGGAATTTATTATGAGCATTATCGAGTCCGGAATGGTCGAATACTTAAGGCCTAAAAGTATAAGACATCCGAACACGTATGTTATTGCCATGAAGGGTACAAGCGCTTCGCAAACCTTGGCTATCGATCTAATGCCACCCAAGATCACAAACGCCGTGAGAATGGTCAGCGCTCCGCCAGTTATCCACGGCGATATGTGGAAGGTCTCATTTACAAGGTGCGATATGGAGTTCGCCTGGACCATGTTACCTATGCCGAACGCGGCCACTGCCGTTAGTCCTGCAAATATCACCCCAAGCCATTTTGCGTTCATTCCCCGCTCAAGGACATACATCGGTCCGCCGGCCATCATCCCTTGTTTGTTTATCACGCGGTACTTAACGGAAAGAAGGGCCTCCGAATATTTTGTGGCGATGCCGAAAACGCCCGTCAGCCACATCCAGAGTATCGCCCCAGGGCCTCCCAGCGCTATCGCCGTGGAGACGCCCACAATGTTGCCGGTTCCCATGGTCGCGGCCAGAGCGGTCACGAGGGCCCCGAACTGACTTACGTCTCCCTCTCCTTCTTTAGAGCAACTGAAGGATATCTTTATGGCCTTGAATATATACCTTTGTATGAAGCCTAATCGAATCGTCAGGAATATGTGTGTTCCGCAGAGAAGGATCAAAAGGGGAGTCCCCCAGACGAGGTCGCTTGCACTTACCAGAAAATTTTCTATTCCCTGCATGGTTGACCCCCTTGTTTAAGCGGTTCAACCTCTATCACGCAGAAAGATTAAATCAAAATAAAAATATTCGTTTATTCCGTACGGATAAGGACTCCCTGAAGTCCGGCGCTGGAGGAGCCGCTCAAGGTTACGGTCGTTGGAGGAGATGCTATTGAATAGAAGGCAGTCGCCGTCCCTGAGAGGGATAGGGAAATAGAGCTGCCAGTCAGCGATTGCATATAAGGACCTGTAAGCGTTGTGTTCCTGATTGCGCCGTCTTCGGCGGCGCAAATAACGCACACTCCCTGCCAATGAGATGTGGTGGAATTCCATGTTCTTGGATCGTATTGGTATTGTGCGGTCGATGATATCCCGGTATCGGTAAGCGCGAGGGCGACACCCCACCTGCGCATGAATTCGCTCCATTCATCAAAATTGGCATCTGCTCCGGCAAAGGATGTCTCTATGTTCGTCTTTCCGGTATTGCTTGTATCGACAAGCGCGGCAAGGAACCCGTTGGGGTCGTCCGCCTGCTCATAAAGGTATTCCAAAAAGAGATACTCAGCGCCTCGTGAATTAAGCCCCGGTGATGAACTCGGAGATAGTGAAGTTGAGCCGGGGGAATTAAGGAACCCTTCGATGCGCGACGGGTTTTCCTGCCCAAATCCGACCACATCTTCCATTAGATGGCTCATTCCTTCGTTGAGCCAGCTGTTTTCGGAGCTTCCTCCGTTGATAAGAACGTGCTGATTGTAGCTGATGGCGTGTTGAAGCTCGTGCGGGACCACGGCAGTCAGGAGTTGCTCAGTGGCAAAATCATTCGATATGGCGACCGCCCCGTATTCATTGTCGGGATCGGGCGCAAGTACATAAATGATCTCCATCTCGTTGGATGTTGGATTGCTACCGGCATTATATGCGTACAGATCGTCCGAGTAGAAATAACCGGTGATGATTCCGCCGCCACTGGCTCCCATTTTGTTCACGGAAAGCGTGATAAGTATCGCAACATGACCGTCGCCGTCAACGTCCGACGGGCCTCCTATTATTGTCTCCTCCGTAGCTGCGGCATATTCGAAATTGCCGCACAGCGAGGCTATATCGGTGTCAGACATGTCCGACGATGGGACCCTTGAGTCCAGATAGACGATGATATGATCGTCTCTGCACTTTTCCACTGCATTGACCGTTTCATAAGTGGTGCCGGATATGTTCGTGAGCGATATGAAAGATCTCGTATCGCCCACCGATTTGCCCACCGAAAATGACGTATCGTCCCTTGCCACCGGCAGATCTCCGTCCTCGGCATGGATATTCTCCTTTTGTCTCAGTACAAGGTCAAATGTATCTGCAAGGTTCATCGAAATATCGGATTGTGCTATTGAAACGCTTGATGAAATTTGGTTTGTTGACTGAACCATCAGGGTATATTCCGTGCCTGCGCTTGCTCCGGTGAAATCGATGGCCGCATCGCCGTTGGAATCGAACGTAACATAATAAAGATCACCCTTGGTCATCGCAGAAACGGAAGCCACCACATTACTATCCTCTGCGCCGCCGCTGGTCTGGGCCTTTGAATCTATGCTAGGACCGGAGGTTGAGCTTCCACACCCATATATTCCAACCAGAACGGATAACATTATTACCCCCCAATAACGCCTCATACTGACTGTAGAAAGCAATTCTTGTGCCAAGATTTGGGTCTACAAAAAGTTATGAGCCGTTATAATAATTCAATAATATTGAGATGTTACTGATTAACCACTTATCGATCACCGATTACTGTGGCCAAAATAGCGGGTATGTTTTCACCCAGTGGGTGTTTTTTTAACGTTTTTACTACTTAAATCTTATAAGCGTGGCGCCGTAGGAGCCGGTCGAATTGGATGAGATATCCATTTTATTTGGGAACGAGGTCACCTTATAGAATTTGGATGCCGTCGCTTCGATACTTGTCTGCGAGACCCAGTAGTAGGTGGCCAATGTCATTCCGCTGAGGATAGTTCCCCGGCCGTCTTCCGTATCGCAGTCAAGGCATACGCCTTCATAGTGATTGGTTGATGGATTTAGCACCCTCTCTTTGTACGAGAACCTGGCATCTTTGCTTAGGTTGAAGCTCGACATGACCATTGCAGAAGCCCATCTCAGCAAGAATTCGGATATCTGATCGAAGTCGGAGGATGTCCCGGCAAACGCCGCCTCGAGATTTTCCACTCCTGTTTTGTCGGAATGCAGAAGGTTCCATACGAATTCTTTCCCGTTCGCCGACTGTTCATACAGATAGCGAAGGAACAGGTAAGAGGCTCCGCGTTCCGCAAGATTGGGAGAGCCGGCGCTTATCGGTCCATAGGACCCGGTATTGTTCAAATAGACCTCGATGCGCGAAGGATTTTCCTGATTGAATCCGACAAGGTCTTCCGCTAGGTGAGAGAGGCCTTCGTTCATCCAGTTCTCTTCGGCAGAGATTCCCGACTCAAATACTTTCTGGTTGTAGTTTATTGCGTGTTGTAGTTCATGCGGGAGAACGGCGGGGAGAAGATTGTCCATTGCGAAGTCCTTTGGTATCGCTACTCCGTAGGTTCCTTTCGAATCGGGGACGAGGACATATATTATCTCTCTGAAGTTCGAGTTGGAGCCTGAATAGAGGTCGTTTGCAAAGAAGAAGCCTGTTATTATACCTCCGCCCATAGCTCCCAGACGATTGACCTGAGGCGTCATGAGAACTGCAACGCGACCGTCGTCGTTGACATCTGAAGTCTCGCCGAACAAATCGAACTCCTCTGCTACGACGGCGTCAAACGATGCACAGAGCGAGTTGACATCCGAATCTGTAAGATCGTCCGGATTGTATAGTTCAACCTGTGTATCAACATAGAATACAACATTGTCAGCAACGCACTTTGCCTTGGCCTGAATCGTCTTGTATGAACTGAGCGATGAGAGTCCCGCCAGGACCTTGAACGATTCCGAATCTCCCACTGCCGGCGCGACCGTTCTTGAAGCGCCGACCATAGCCTTCATAGCACCGGCCGCTTCGTTTATTAAAGGGGATGCTTTTGAAATATCAGGATCCAGCGACAGTTCCATCTCAGCGCCTCTTAGCCTTTGTTCCAGCGCGTCGTTCGCGCTGATATCTGTCCAATTTTCACCGCCAAGTATCTCTTCGGGGGCTTCGGTAATATCCATCTCGGCCCCTTCGTCTGCCAGCTGAACCGTCTTCGATGTCTGGATCGTGTCTAAGGACCCAATGGCTAGGATGAACTGAGCCGAACTGTCTGTTCCTTCAAAATCTATAACGCCATCCTCCTTATTATCAAAGGTCACTGTATATATGTCCCCAACGTTCATTTCGGCGGGGCTGTTTGCTGTGTTGGTGACGCTTGCGGGGTCGCCACCCTCAACCGCGCTATTTGCCTTATAGCTCCCGTAGGATGATGGATTGGAGCCACATGCATGGGTGATCAATAACCCAGCTGTCATAACTATCACTAACCATTGATTTTTTTTGGTGGGTTTCATATTACCCTCATTGTTCACTCATTGGTGAAGCAAGGGGCGTGCCAAGACGTGCGGTGATCGGTGATCGGTGGCCAGTAATCAGTAAAAGCTTAAATATCAACTAGTTGTCGATGATAACCAGTAATCGGTAAGACAGGTTGGGTTGCGGATAAACTTATGAAACGTTATCAGTTTGATAAAAAAACAGTAATGTGCTAAATAACAGATAGTTAGCGCATGACAGAATTTTGGCGGTCTGCGATGTTGCCGATTAAAATGATAAGTTCTCATTTTGTACAAATTTGCGGGCCATTTTTGTATCTTTGAGACTATTTTAAGGATTTTTTGAACAAATTTTGGGCAAGTGTTTATGAAAATACGATTTTTTGAATAATGGGAAATTAGCTATTGCAACATGGGACGAGTTTTGTTATAATTACCACCAGAAGTTGGGAAGCGGGCTGGATCCTAGAAGGTAAAGGAATTCCAGCCCGCTTCTTTGTTTCTAACTCTTCGTCGATGGTGTTTCCATTATATGCGCTTGGCTCAACTTTTGGCATTTTGGAATAGCAGATGCACCAAAGGAAAGACGTGTCAAATCTATATCATCTCAACTCTCGCTATTCCCAATTTAACCGGACAGTAGTGTAGCCCAATAGCTTTTTAAGATTTATTCCGGGACCCTAAATGTCTTCTTTTCCCCGTGGTAGGTAAGGGTTTGCGTTAGGGAGAGCTTGAACAGGATGTCGGCATATTCCTGTGACAGCTCCACCCCGAAGTAAAGCCCGTCCTTACCGAAGGAGAGTCTTTCAAGCCCCAGAACTTTGAACTGGTCGAGGCTTACTTCCTTGGGAAGGTCGAACTTTATCGCGTTCTTTTCCTCTGCGAATATATTGATCCCGTAATTTATCTTTTCGTAAAGCGCCGATATGAGACTCTTGTCGGAGATAACGGTCGTGTTTCCGCCTTGGATCTGCCTGAAGAATATCTTGGAGAGCGCGGGGTCCGTCCTTAGCGTTATTCCAAATTTGGATGGATCATCCTGGTCCGTGAAGATCTTGGATATCTCAAGTGCTATAAGGGCAGACAGTTTGAACTTCACGATCGGACCGTTCTCCGGATCGGGATCGGTAGGGTTCATGGAGCGGATCACGGGATCGCCATTGGCATCTACTTTGATCTGAAGGTTCCCGTATCTATCGGGCCCAAGCGTGTTCTCTGTCTCAAGCGCGTAGAAGATAACGTCTACCTCGCCCAGCTGGATATCGAAATATTGTTTGTCGTCCTTGCCGAAAAACCCGACCCTTGGGGTGAGGGCTCGGTTGCCGCGTATCCTCATCATTATGGGCTGTTTCTGCTGAAAATATCCGTTCGCTGTCAAAGCGCTTCCGAGAAGCTCGCCCACGCGCGGACGCAGATTGCAGATGGTCGGAGGCGAATCTTCTTCAGGTGTAGGCTTGAACTCGTCACACTTTGTGACGGTGTCAAATTCCAGCTTCTTAAGGAATATGTCGTGGTAATCCCAGTCTAAAAGTCCATTTCCCGCCTGTTCGGTCAGCACAAAGAGAAGACCGTTGATGAAATCTTCACCTATGCCTATGCCGAAGTCGTAGCCTCCGCTGAGCGCATCTTTAGATGCAATGGACGGCGGGGCAGAGAGATCGGGTTTTTTAATAAAGCCGACACCAGCATTCTTGAATCGTGGGTCGAATGAGGAATAGAAACCTTCATTTCCTACAACTGCAGGCACCTTTCCCCATATCCCTTCCTTATCGACGTTGAATTGATTGCTTAAGAGATCTATACCTGTGGGAACGCTCCATTCTCTGTCGCCAAGGATATTTAACGGTATTTCCAAGCCCTTAATCTTTTCACGGATGATATAGGTGACCAACGCGCTCCCTTTGCAGTATAAAAGATCATTTATAGTATCCAGCACGGTCATGCTTATAAGCGCGGTCTGGCCGTTCAACATGTTCACCCCGATACAGTCCTTGTCAACGCCCTCGTCGCAGGCGAGAAACGAGCCTCCTTTCGTGGCGTTGCCTATGAAATCTTTGGGGACGAGTATCGCCGGTTTGTGCTCGCATGCGTTGCCGGATTTATATTCGCAATCCGTAGAAGGGCCGGTAAGCAGAAAGAGGGGAGCCTCTTTGCTTCTGTCCACCTTTATCTCAACGGGTGAGAATATTTTTCTGAACCCTATTATGAGAGGAAGTACCCGCTTATCGGGAACGCCGTCGCTATTGTTATCTACGAACGTCTGTGCCCAGACCTTGAGATTCTCAGCGTTTAAGATGAAGGATATCTTGTCCTGGTCGAACTCAACGCTTGGAATATCAATAAGGTCTAGAACCGGCCATCTTGACATCTTAAAGCCGAACTTCTGCGCGTTCTTGTCTGTCGTGTCACTTTTGCATCTAGGTATCTCCTGTTGGATCCTTGATATCTCTACCGAAGAACTGTCGGGGCTGTCAGACGCGCTGTTGCTGCTATCCATCATTTGAGGGATCTTCTTTAGAAGGTCCTTGAACTCGTCGGACCTGAGATAGTTGTTGGCCAATCCCCTTATCGCACCGGTCCAGAACTTCTGGCTGAGCGAAAAACCGCCGGCGTTGTTTATCGTATAGCCCTCTTTACCTTTGACGTTACCGCTCTTGTCGAAGGGGCTCACTATCTCGCCCCAGCCGAAGGCAAATGGATATGAATCTTCGCCGACCTTAATGACGCCGACGTTCATCCCCGTTTCAGGGCTAAGGTTGATGTTGAATGTTCCGTCGGAACCGCCGGGAGCGAGGGTCAATTCTTCATCGCGATTAAAGGCAAGCTTTACGTCGGAAGCAACATCTGCAAGGGAAAATGACAGAGCGACCGTCGGATTGATATCTGCGCTGTAAAATAGTTCGACAGGTGTCAGCCATTTTATGCCGGAGTTTCCGCCGCCGGCGGATATCGGGTCAAGCTTTACCGTGGGACATTTTGATCTATCGTATCCTGTGGTGGCGTTGCATACGCTTACTGTCAGATCATTTGTGCCGTTTCCCGCCGGAAGACAGAGCGAAAAGATGCCGTTAGAAGCGACATTGGATCTTTCCGTTGCCTGTTTTACATCTCCGCCCGAATCCGTAATAGTGTTTACTACCGTTGTCTCAACGCCGCCGGTCGATGTTCCTATGAAATCACAGAACTGACACGAGTGAAGCAGGTCTATCGTTACGTTTATGCTTTTGTCCGAAAGGGTGGTTTTTATATCTTCTTTCGAAAGATCGAGATCGGTGACCTTTGAAAGTCTCACCTTTTCCGTTGCAGGATTTCCGTTCACCCTTGTTGCAGAGACAGATACTGCATAGGGACCGAACTTATCGCCTAGCGAGACCTTGATGGAATAGAACCCGTTATTATCCAGACAATAATCGGCATCGGAACTCCAGCAGCTTTCGCTCGCATTTGGTGAGGCGAACTTTAGTTGTTTATATTCGTTCGTATATTCATTTTGGACAGAGGCCGCAAGTGACGAAATCTGGTTGTTTCTGAGATCTATCGTCCCCTTTATCATTATAGTATCTTCGGTGATGCTAAGAGGAGGGGTGTTCACACATAGGAAACCGGAGCCTATTTCACAGATCTTTGCGGGAACCATTGCGCCGTGTGAGCAGGCAGGCGCGTTAAGGGAAACCCCATCATTATTTTCCTGGGGCGCCTCCGCCTTGCCGCTGAGTATATCCATTATATGAAGGGCGTCGAAGGCCTCCACAGACCTTGCAGACCCAAGGATCAGCAGTAAAATAGCTATGTAATATCGCATGATTACCCCTTTTTACCCCTACACACTTACGCACTTAGATACTTACGTACTTACGCACCGCAGTTCTTATCGGCAGATCTCCAAAAAGGTTGCTAAGTTTTTACATATTCGTTTTTCGTGCGGATTCAATGCGCAGTGCGTTGGCGGAACGCGTATTGATATTGGACCGATCCCTCGACAAGCTCGGGAAAAGGGCGCCTAAACTCGGAGCCCTCGCTAAGGCGCCCTAAAAAAGTACGCAACTTATTCGCCGTTCTGCCGATAAATGACTAGTTATGAGAATAGTGTCAAAATCACGGATCATCGCTTATTTTTTACTGTTTACTGTTTACTGTTCACTGGTAACGGGGCTTTTCTCTGCCTGTGCGGGACCCGATTACATGCCCCAATATTTTCCGGCAAGCGACAGCAAGGAGGGGATGACCGTACAGGAAGAAGGGCCAAGCGAGAACGTGGCGACCGGAAGCTGTACGGTCAAATTCACAGCGCACCTTTGCGTATCCATATACGGCGAGTTTGTTAAGGTGGGGGTGGACGGTGAAGAGCCCCTCTGTGCCGATATCGACCCGATCCCTTTAGAGATAATGGGGGGTACGAATATAGTAGTTCGCGGAAATACGTTTCCAGATGTTCCGTTTGAAGGGCACGGTCTGCCGGCCCCAATCACCCTTAACGGAAAGGGTAATACTGACGGTGTTAATAATGTAGGAAATGGGAGCATTGACGAATCAGGCAACATAGAGATCGAAGGCTATTCGTTCTTTATAAACGCCCTTGGAATGGTAGGTGAAGTTCCGGACCTTGCGTTTACGACCGGTTCTACCGAGGATCTCGAAGGCTTGGGCGTAATAGAAGGTTCGCCTCTGACGGATGACGGCAAATTAACGCTCGTCATCGGCACAAAGATAGGTCATCTATTTCCCGCGGCGGACGAAAAACTTTACGGCGCATCTTTGAGCGCCATATTTGAAGGGGAGGTCAGCCCTTCTCTCTCTCAGTGTAAGGGCGGTGATTCAAAGCCTCAGTCAACCTTTGTTACCAAGATTGTCCTAGATGATACCGGACATCAGACAGAGGCGATGCTTCCGGGTCTTAACAGTATGGAGATCGGAAAGGCCTATATTTCACAGGGTTCGCAGGATATCGGCCCCGATTTCGAGTCTTCTGCAAAATTCAGGATAGTGAACGCCACAGCCAAGCCTATTTCGATCGATATACCGCAGATACAAGGTCCTTTCATGTTCGAGGCGCTTCAGGGAGCTTCTTTAAAGCAGGAGCTTCCGTCAAAGAGACCATTGATACTGAAAGTGACCTTTCACCCCGAAAAAAATAATGTAGAAGGTCCCGGCGAGATCTCACGGATGCTGATGCTGGGGCCCGATGTTTATCAGCTGGTCGGCGAGGCGATGAGCCCTTCCGGAAAGATGCTGATGGATGTGGAGGACGCGGACGGCAGATTCCAGCAGGCGTCCGATACTCTCAAACTGGGTGAGGTTGCGATATCCACGACGGGAAGACGCGAATTCTTCAGTTGCAGGATCATTAAATGTGATGGGGCCGAAAAACTTTCGCAGTGTATTCCTTGCGTAGATGTCCTTCTCAATATCTGCCAGCTCCTTTCCGTGGACAAGAACGGAGCTCCGATCGGCACCGTCGACCCGTCATGTGATCCTGTAGGGAACGCCAAGGACCTCTTTTCGATCGGGCTTGGCGGTCAAGGAGGCGTTACTCCCTCAAAAAGAACGATAGAGATAAAGAACGAGGGCGTTAAGCCGCTTACTATATCCGCCGTTGATATCGAAGAGCTCCCCGGTTCCAAGTCGGTGGAACAGTTCCAAGCCGTTGCGAACACTGCGCTCCCTGTGACGCTTAAGCCCTACAATATTTCAAAGGAGAC contains:
- a CDS encoding sodium:alanine symporter family protein, which encodes MQGIENFLVSASDLVWGTPLLILLCGTHIFLTIRLGFIQRYIFKAIKISFSCSKEGEGDVSQFGALVTALAATMGTGNIVGVSTAIALGGPGAILWMWLTGVFGIATKYSEALLSVKYRVINKQGMMAGGPMYVLERGMNAKWLGVIFAGLTAVAAFGIGNMVQANSISHLVNETFHISPWITGGALTILTAFVILGGIRSIAKVCEALVPFMAITYVFGCLILLGLKYSTIPDSIMLIINSAFTGHAAMGGFVGAGIREAMRYGVARGLFSNESGLGSAPIVAAAAQTKNPIRQALVSSTGTFWDTVVVCAITGIVIINSGFWQQGLNGAKLTKEAFSGIPYIGPIVLTIGLLTFVFSTILGWSYYGEKAAEYLFGTGAIKPYRVMWVMAVMVGSVSTLPAVWAFADIANGLMAVPNLLSLIVLNGVLVSETRKYLWSGNIEESSRETTHRLNPLSPQEEQA